In Epinephelus moara isolate mb chromosome 9, YSFRI_EMoa_1.0, whole genome shotgun sequence, a genomic segment contains:
- the mpx gene encoding eosinophil peroxidase produces MLFSVLLLLGVCLVPAHSKATGEHLGSPLLQQCFEEAKKVVDDAYKYSREESLRRVRREVVRPHDALRLLKQPRGDTRSAVRSADYMSQTLSLLQARVHHRSRRSLNATDLLSEEDLRRLANITGCAARVAIPSCRTTPNLNKYRTATSVCNNLKNPRRGASNTPFARWLPAEYEDGISLPKGWNNRTINNFFLPLVRQVSNNILSTTDAGVVSDREFSHMVTLFGQWNDHDLTFTPFSPSIRSFSNGINCDESCERTEPCIPIAIPPNDPRLPTGPDSCIPAFRSAPVCGTGFSAYNFGGEPEKREQINALTAFLDLGQVYGSEEMLARDLRNLTSDGGLLRVNTEFRDNGRELLPFSPLQAKMCATRKRVTNNTNAREVPCFLAGDVRVDENIALTSIHTLFMREHNRLARELKRINPHWDSETLYQEARKIMGAYTQVFVFRDYLPHIVGNVEMRRRLGRYPGYNPNVDPSISNVFATAAYRFAHLAIQPVLSRLDANYRENNRFPSVPLFKAFFTPWRIVFEGGIDSLLRGLVGRPAKLNTQDHMMVDALRERLFQFVMHLALDLGSLNMERGRDHGLPGYNAWRRFCGLSQPRNQAELARVLNNSNLARRLLQLYGTPDNIDIWLGGVAEPFVQGGRVGPLFACLIAQQFQKIRQGDRLWYENSGVFTRAQRTALSTASISRIICDNTGVTSVPTDAFGVISNRNRLVRCGNIRRLNLSAWRDTPCSGPGHSCKEVSGEETVNELDPQDFEDLQDNEGLLDNEVQ; encoded by the exons ATGCTTTTCTCTGTCCTTCTTCTGCTGGGCGTCTGCCTGGTTCCTGCTCACTCCAAAGCAACAG GAGAACATCTCGGCAGCCCTCTCCTTCAACAATGTTTTGAGGAGGCCAAGAAAGTTGTGGATGATGCCTACAAGTACTCCAGAGAAGA GAGTCTGAGACGAGTCCGCAGAGAGGTGGTGCGCCCTCATGATGCTCTTCGTCTCTTGAAGCAGCCCCGTGGTGACACACGCTCTGCTGTTAGATCTGCAGACTACATGTCACAAACCCTCAGTCTGTTGCAAGCGAGGGTGCATCACAGGAGCAGACGCTCACTCAATGCAACAG ATCTGCTGTCTGAAGAAGATCTGCGGAGGCTCGCCAACATAACTGGATGTGCAGCTCGAGTTGCTATTCCATCATGCCGCACCACACCAAACCTCAACAAGTATCGCACAGCCACCAGTGTCTGCAACAACCT AAAAAACCCTCGCCGTGGAGCCTCCAACACCCCCTTCGCCCGCTGGCTACCTGCCGAATATGAAGACGGCATTTCCCTACCGAAAGGGTGGAACAATCGAACCATCAACAACTTCTTCCTGCCACTG GTGCGACAGGTTTCAAACAACATCCTAAGCACAACAGATGCAGGCGTGGTCAGCGACAGAGAGTTCAGTCACATGGTGACCTTGTTTGGGCAGTGGAACGACCACGATCTCACCTTCACGCCCTTCTCCCCCAGCATCCGCTCCTTCAGCAATGGTATCAACTgtgatgagagctgtgagagaACTGAGCCATGCATCCCCATCGCG ATTCCCCCCAACGACCCCCGGTTGCCCACTGGCCCAGACAGCTGCATCCCTGCTTTCAGATCCGCCCCTGTTTGCGGAACTGGATTCTCGGCCTACAATTTTGGTGGAGAGCCTGaaaagagagagcagatcaATGCCTTGACAGCCTTCCTGGATCTCGGCCAGGTGTACGGTTCTGAGGAGATGCTTGCCCGGGATCTTCGCAACCTCACCAGTGATGGCGGCTTGCTGCGTGTGAATACAGAGTTCAGAGACAATGGCCGTGAGCTGCTGCCTTTCAGCCCTCTCCAAGCGAAAATGTGTGCCACTCGCAAAAGAGTCACCAACAATACCAACGCCAGAGAGGTGCCCTGTTTCCTTGCAG GTGATGTCCGTGTGGACGAGAACATCGCTCTgacatccattcacacactgtttaTGCGTGAGCATAACCGCCTGGCTCGTGAACTGAAGAGAATAAACCCACACTGGGACAGTGAGACACTCTATCAAGAGGCCCGCAAGATCATGGGTGCCTACACACAG GTGTTTGTGTTCAGGGACTATCTGCCTCACATTGTTGGTAACGTTGAAATGCGTAGGCGGCTTGGCCGTTACCCTGGCTATAATCCCAACGTTGACCCCAGCATCTCCAACGTCTTTGCCACGGCAGCTTACCGCTTTGCCCACTTGGCCATCCAGCCAGTCTTATCCCGTCTGGATGCAAACTACAGGGAGAACAATCGGTTCCCAAGTGTCCCCTTGTTCAAGGCCTTCTTCACCCCCTGGAGGATTGTCTTTGAGG GTGGCATCGACTCTCTGCTCCGTGGTTTAGTCGGCCGTCCTGCTAAACTGAACACTCAGGATCACATGATGGTGGATGCTCTGCGGGAGAGGTTGTTCCAGTTTGTGATGCATCTGGCCTTGGATCTGGGCTCTCTCAACATGGAGAGGGGACGCGACCACGGCCTGCCTG GCTACAATGCCTGGCGCAGGTTCTGCGGCCTGTCTCAGCCCAGGAACCAGGCAGAGCTTGCTCGGGTCCTGAACAACAGCAACCTGGCTCGCAGGCTGCTGCAGCTCTACGGCACACCCGACAACATTGACATCTGGCTGGGAGGTGTGGCAGAGCCGTTTGTCCAAGGTGGCCGTGTGGGGCCTCTGTTCGCCTGCCTCATTGCACAACAGTTCCAGAAGATCCGCCAGGGTGACAG GCTCTGGTACGAGAACTCAGGCGTCTTCACTCGGGCTCAGAGAACCGCTCTGTCCACCGCCTCCATATCCAGAATCATCTGTGACAACACCGGTGTTACATCTGTCCCCACTGATGCCTTCGGTGTCATCTCAAACAGGAACCGGCTTGTCCGCTGCGGCAACATCCGCCGTTTGAACCTATCAGCCTGGAGGGACACACCCTGTTCAG ggCCGGGTCATAGCTGTAAGGAAGTCAGTGGAGAAGAG ACTGTGAACGAACTGGATCCCCAGGACTTCGAGGACCTGCAGGACAACGAGGGCCTCCTGGACAACGAG GTCCAGTAG